One genomic region from Microcystis panniformis FACHB-1757 encodes:
- a CDS encoding BrnA antitoxin family protein, protein MSDEDIDLSDCPEITPEMFAKAVVRRGLPATKAKAQVTLPIDSDVLEWFKSQGRGYQTQINQLLRAYMEAHQ, encoded by the coding sequence ATGAGCGATGAAGATATTGATTTATCAGATTGTCCAGAGATTACGCCAGAAATGTTTGCTAAGGCGGTAGTGCGGCGGGGTTTACCTGCTACAAAAGCCAAGGCTCAAGTTACACTCCCCATTGATAGCGATGTATTAGAGTGGTTTAAGTCTCAAGGGCGTGGCTATCAAACACAGATCAATCAATTGCTACGAGCGTATATGGAGGCACATCAATAA
- a CDS encoding PEP-CTERM sorting domain-containing protein (PEP-CTERM proteins occur, often in large numbers, in the proteomes of bacteria that also encode an exosortase, a predicted intramembrane cysteine proteinase. The presence of a PEP-CTERM domain at a protein's C-terminus predicts cleavage within the sorting domain, followed by covalent anchoring to some some component of the (usually Gram-negative) cell surface. Many PEP-CTERM proteins exhibit an unusual sequence composition that includes large numbers of potential glycosylation sites. Expression of one such protein has been shown restore the ability of a bacterium to form floc, a type of biofilm.), protein MQVVAVQSITTGALAIAGSVAAFGFANTAPVQAQVDCLPQSFNNFKTNPCRKGDKLFTHINSSGMGINDPNNFLTITETVLPLGDLHTFTFTPATPLLSSSGTYVIDYTIEIVDNPNTPDNELLTKMFEAFSAGYTTTGQTDSGVSLNKTVWSDAFGGSSLVGTSEARSLDIGGIGSPGLTVQIAPNIQKLYVRDTFSVSSINGSLNSITNDFRQKRIVKTPEPSAILGILAVAGVGAFARRKG, encoded by the coding sequence ATGCAAGTTGTAGCCGTGCAAAGTATAACCACTGGCGCTCTTGCTATCGCTGGCAGCGTTGCCGCTTTCGGCTTTGCCAATACTGCCCCCGTCCAGGCGCAGGTGGATTGTTTACCACAAAGTTTCAACAATTTCAAGACCAATCCTTGCCGAAAAGGGGACAAGTTGTTTACACACATCAACTCATCTGGCATGGGTATAAATGACCCGAACAATTTTCTGACCATTACGGAAACCGTGCTGCCCTTGGGCGATTTGCACACCTTCACCTTCACCCCAGCTACCCCTCTGCTAAGTTCATCTGGTACTTATGTCATAGATTACACGATCGAGATCGTTGATAACCCCAACACTCCCGACAACGAACTTTTGACGAAGATGTTCGAAGCATTCAGCGCTGGCTATACCACAACTGGCCAGACTGACTCCGGTGTCTCTCTGAACAAGACGGTTTGGTCAGATGCTTTCGGCGGGTCGAGTTTGGTCGGAACCTCAGAGGCTAGAAGCCTGGATATTGGTGGCATAGGCTCTCCTGGCCTAACGGTTCAAATTGCTCCGAATATCCAGAAACTTTACGTCAGAGACACTTTCTCTGTCTCTAGTATTAACGGATCACTTAACAGTATCACCAACGATTTCAGACAAAAACGCATTGTTAAAACCCCCGAACCTTCTGCTATCCTCGGTATCTTAGCCGTTGCTGGTGTTGGTGCTTTCGCTCGTCGCAAGGGCTAG
- a CDS encoding BrnT family toxin encodes MEYEWDEAKRLANLRKHGIDFTDVPAVFDGDIVTVEDDRYGYGEQRFVTFGLLQGRVIAVVHTEREDCTRIISARKATKYEQRTYFEQLSN; translated from the coding sequence ATGGAATATGAATGGGATGAAGCAAAACGTCTTGCTAATCTTCGTAAGCACGGAATAGATTTTACCGATGTTCCAGCCGTGTTTGATGGGGATATTGTAACGGTTGAGGACGATCGTTACGGTTATGGAGAGCAGCGTTTTGTCACATTCGGTTTGTTGCAAGGGCGAGTGATTGCCGTTGTCCATACAGAACGTGAGGATTGCACCCGTATTATTTCTGCAAGAAAAGCGACGAAATATGAACAACGAACCTACTTCGAGCAACTCTCAAACTGA
- the glmS gene encoding glutamine--fructose-6-phosphate transaminase (isomerizing), which produces MCGIVGYIGTQTAIDILLAGLERLEYRGYDSAGIATILEGELHRVRAQGKLYNLREKLEQEVNPSQIGIGHTRWATHGKPIESNAHPHTDNSQRVAVVQNGIVENFQVLRTELKEKGCIFDSETDTEVIPHLIASYLPKPTDEDYLGVSPFLKAVLRAIERLEGAFALGVISPDYPDELIVVRQHAPLIIGFGQGEFFCASDVSALVPHTRAVLSLDNGEIARLTPLGVEIYNFEGKRVRKSPRVLDWSPTTVEKQGYRHFMLKEIYEQPGVVRDCLGTYLHPHWTAQNEDNVNPININFSEEIYDNLEHIQILACGTSWHASLVGKYLIEQLAGIPTRVQYASEFRYAPTPLMPNTLTIGVTQSGETADTLAALETEKQRRLGLEKKYQARIIGITNRPESTLAQMVDQIINTQAGIEIGVAATKSFTAQLLGFYLLALDLSYRRQTLSLERIEQIINKMRSLPRSIETVLETQEKAIEELAHEFNDTQDFIFLGRGINFPIALEGALKLKEISYIHAEGYPAGEMKHGPIALLDAKVPVVAIAMPGIVYDKVLSNAQEAKARDARLLGVVADSDTEAPKVFNDLLYVPEIEELLSPILTVIPLQLLSYHIAARRGLDVDQPRNLAKSVTVE; this is translated from the coding sequence ATGTGCGGAATTGTTGGCTATATCGGAACCCAAACAGCGATCGATATTCTCCTAGCTGGTTTGGAACGTTTAGAATATCGGGGTTATGATTCGGCAGGAATTGCCACAATTCTCGAAGGTGAATTACATCGAGTCCGCGCCCAGGGAAAACTCTACAATCTGCGGGAAAAATTAGAACAGGAAGTTAATCCCTCCCAAATTGGCATCGGTCACACCCGTTGGGCAACCCACGGCAAACCCATAGAAAGTAATGCCCATCCCCACACCGATAATAGTCAACGGGTGGCAGTGGTACAGAATGGCATTGTCGAAAATTTTCAGGTATTAAGAACAGAATTAAAGGAGAAAGGCTGTATATTTGACTCGGAAACCGACACAGAAGTTATTCCCCATCTAATCGCCAGTTATCTACCCAAACCTACCGATGAAGACTACTTGGGGGTGAGTCCTTTCCTCAAGGCAGTTTTAAGGGCAATTGAACGTTTAGAGGGGGCCTTTGCCCTAGGGGTGATTAGTCCCGATTATCCCGATGAATTGATTGTCGTGCGGCAACACGCCCCTTTAATCATCGGTTTTGGTCAAGGGGAGTTTTTCTGTGCCTCCGATGTTAGTGCTTTGGTTCCCCATACCCGGGCGGTGCTGTCCCTGGATAATGGCGAAATCGCTCGGTTAACACCCTTGGGAGTAGAAATTTATAATTTTGAGGGCAAAAGAGTCCGTAAAAGCCCCAGAGTCCTCGATTGGAGTCCGACGACCGTAGAAAAACAGGGTTATCGTCACTTCATGCTCAAGGAAATCTACGAACAACCCGGAGTGGTGCGCGACTGTTTAGGAACCTATCTGCATCCCCATTGGACAGCACAAAATGAGGATAATGTCAACCCAATAAATATTAATTTTTCTGAAGAAATTTACGATAATTTAGAACATATTCAGATTTTAGCCTGTGGAACCAGTTGGCACGCTAGTTTAGTCGGTAAATACTTGATCGAGCAGTTGGCAGGTATTCCCACCAGGGTACAGTACGCCTCGGAATTTCGCTATGCACCCACGCCCCTGATGCCCAATACTTTAACTATCGGGGTGACGCAATCGGGGGAAACAGCCGACACTTTAGCGGCTTTGGAAACGGAAAAACAGCGTCGTTTAGGATTAGAAAAAAAATATCAGGCCCGGATTATCGGTATTACTAATCGCCCCGAAAGTACCCTAGCACAAATGGTCGATCAGATTATTAATACCCAAGCAGGAATCGAGATCGGGGTGGCGGCAACTAAGAGTTTTACGGCACAATTATTGGGTTTTTATCTCTTAGCTTTGGATTTATCCTATCGTCGTCAAACTTTGTCTTTAGAGAGAATCGAGCAAATTATTAATAAAATGCGATCGCTGCCAAGATCGATCGAAACTGTCTTAGAAACACAGGAAAAAGCGATCGAAGAATTGGCCCATGAATTTAATGACACCCAGGACTTTATTTTCTTAGGACGGGGGATTAATTTCCCCATTGCCCTAGAAGGAGCCTTAAAACTCAAAGAAATCAGTTATATTCATGCGGAAGGCTATCCAGCCGGAGAAATGAAACACGGACCAATCGCGCTTTTAGATGCAAAAGTTCCCGTAGTAGCGATTGCTATGCCGGGGATAGTTTATGATAAGGTTCTCTCCAATGCACAGGAAGCAAAGGCAAGGGATGCGCGGTTATTGGGAGTAGTTGCCGACAGCGATACGGAAGCACCAAAAGTCTTTAATGATTTGTTGTATGTGCCGGAAATTGAGGAATTATTATCGCCAATTCTAACAGTAATTCCCCTACAATTGCTCTCCTATCATATCGCAGCCCGTCGCGGTCTAGACGTGGATCAGCCGCGCAATTTAGCCAAAAGTGTCACGGTGGAGTAA
- a CDS encoding aspartyl protease produces the protein MMQGRVNQGCEATLAIAVRNNETTQIVDAVIDTGFSGFLTLPSDIIARLGFIWEGRDLATLGDGTFCTFEVYIGLVIWDGQYREIYINESETVPLIGMQLLRGYDLRIQAIEGGLVTIEALK, from the coding sequence ATGATGCAAGGTCGTGTAAATCAAGGCTGTGAGGCGACGTTAGCGATCGCAGTCAGAAACAATGAAACAACGCAGATAGTAGATGCTGTAATTGATACAGGATTTTCGGGTTTTCTCACCTTGCCGTCTGACATAATTGCTAGGTTAGGGTTTATTTGGGAGGGTCGAGATCTTGCGACGTTAGGCGATGGGACTTTCTGCACGTTTGAAGTTTACATCGGGCTTGTGATCTGGGACGGGCAATATCGTGAGATTTACATCAACGAATCAGAGACGGTTCCGTTGATTGGGATGCAGCTATTACGAGGATACGATTTGCGAATTCAGGCAATTGAGGGTGGTTTAGTTACGATCGAAGCGTTGAAGTAG
- a CDS encoding protein adenylyltransferase SelO, with protein sequence MAIFITLSPQRSIDTTTMTDHLTNPFLSLPYESAMQDLGDQYYDQVAAADFPSHILRFRNDALLPLVGIQPELTLDEHFIEAFGKFQSLTPFLALRYHGYQFGEYNPFLGDGRGFLYGQVRGIDGKLYDFGTKGSGRTPYSRHADGRLTLKGGVREVLAGEALRGLGVNTSRCLSLVETGESLWRGDEPSPTRSSVMIRVSNSHIRFGTFERLFHIKRSDLIKRLLDHVIIYYYPEINPQDSDRYLKFYAALIERTAKLAAQWMAAGFCHGVLNTDNMSITGESFDYGPYAFIPSYNPQFTAAYFDYGGRYSYGNQPFICRLNLELLQSPLAMVVSLLELDLALANYDQHYNFYYQKMMLKKLGFEDIFTPESALLVSKTLEVLQETGLGYHDFFYQLSEQFNYGWRENSSLILENMDLPKADWQRWRELYSLVLNQLPSDSLVQIGNTLTHYNPKTALLRPLIESVWEAITYKDDWQPFQELVIKLQNKQ encoded by the coding sequence TTGGCTATCTTTATCACTTTATCGCCTCAACGCTCGATCGACACCACCACTATGACAGACCATCTCACCAATCCCTTTCTCAGTCTCCCTTACGAAAGCGCCATGCAGGACTTGGGGGACCAATACTATGATCAAGTTGCAGCCGCGGATTTTCCCAGTCATATCCTTCGTTTTCGCAATGATGCTTTATTACCTTTGGTGGGAATTCAGCCAGAATTAACCTTAGATGAGCATTTTATCGAGGCTTTTGGTAAATTTCAATCCCTGACCCCCTTTTTGGCCCTGCGTTACCACGGTTATCAATTTGGCGAGTATAATCCTTTCTTGGGAGATGGTCGCGGTTTTCTCTACGGTCAAGTTAGGGGTATTGATGGCAAATTATACGATTTTGGTACGAAAGGATCGGGACGGACTCCCTATTCCCGTCATGCGGACGGTAGGTTAACTCTCAAGGGTGGAGTCAGAGAAGTCTTAGCTGGGGAAGCTTTACGCGGTTTAGGGGTGAATACCTCTCGCTGTCTCAGTTTGGTGGAAACGGGGGAATCCCTCTGGCGCGGTGATGAACCTTCCCCGACGCGATCTTCGGTGATGATTCGAGTTAGTAATTCTCATATTCGTTTCGGGACTTTTGAGCGTTTATTTCATATTAAACGTAGCGATTTAATTAAAAGACTCCTCGATCATGTGATTATTTATTATTATCCTGAAATCAATCCCCAAGATAGCGATCGCTATTTAAAATTTTACGCCGCTTTAATCGAAAGAACCGCTAAATTAGCGGCCCAATGGATGGCCGCAGGTTTTTGTCATGGGGTTCTCAATACCGATAATATGTCAATTACCGGGGAAAGTTTCGATTATGGTCCCTACGCTTTTATTCCTTCCTATAACCCCCAATTTACGGCGGCCTATTTCGACTACGGTGGCCGTTATAGTTATGGCAATCAGCCTTTTATCTGTCGCTTAAATCTAGAGTTACTGCAATCTCCCCTGGCCATGGTCGTCTCCTTGTTAGAGTTAGATCTGGCTTTGGCTAACTATGACCAGCATTACAATTTTTATTATCAAAAAATGATGCTCAAAAAGTTAGGTTTTGAGGATATTTTTACTCCCGAATCTGCTTTACTGGTCAGCAAAACCCTGGAAGTTCTCCAAGAAACTGGCCTCGGTTATCACGACTTTTTCTATCAATTAAGTGAACAATTTAATTACGGTTGGCGAGAAAATAGTTCTCTAATTCTTGAAAATATGGATTTACCGAAAGCTGATTGGCAACGTTGGCGAGAATTATATAGTTTGGTCTTAAATCAATTACCCTCAGATTCTTTGGTTCAAATTGGGAACACCTTAACGCATTATAATCCTAAAACTGCTTTACTTAGACCGCTAATCGAATCGGTTTGGGAGGCAATTACCTATAAAGATGATTGGCAACCTTTCCAAGAATTAGTGATAAAATTACAAAATAAACAGTAA
- a CDS encoding IS630 family transposase, whose amino-acid sequence MINLEFTEEEKNSLYYERFHHPHPRVQLKMEVLWLKSQKIPHQKICQLAGISPNTLLTYLRDYQEGGIEKLKEINFYRPKSELEFQKETLKKYFEKNPPATINEAVYRIEELTGIKRSPTQVRKFLKSMGMKCLKVGSLPSKADPDEQEDYKEKKLEPRLNEAKEGKRAVFFVDAAHFVMGAFLGFVWCFERLFVKSPSGRKRFNVLGALNAITHEVILVTNDTYITATQVCELRSKIAALGLMIPITLVLDNARYQKCKIVEELALSLSIELLYLPSYSPNLNLIERLWKLVKKKCLYGKYYENFSDFSSAIYECLNDAHLKHKKELDSLLTLRFQKFNKSQIMNV is encoded by the coding sequence ATGATTAACCTAGAATTCACGGAAGAAGAAAAGAACTCACTGTATTATGAAAGATTTCATCATCCCCATCCCCGGGTTCAACTGAAGATGGAAGTTCTCTGGTTAAAAAGCCAAAAGATACCGCACCAAAAAATTTGTCAGTTAGCAGGGATCTCGCCAAATACCTTATTAACCTATCTTCGCGATTATCAAGAAGGCGGAATAGAAAAATTAAAAGAAATCAACTTCTATCGCCCTAAAAGTGAATTAGAGTTTCAAAAAGAAACCCTCAAAAAATACTTCGAGAAAAATCCACCAGCCACAATAAATGAAGCTGTATATAGGATAGAAGAATTGACGGGAATAAAACGAAGTCCTACCCAAGTGAGAAAATTTTTAAAATCAATGGGAATGAAATGTTTAAAAGTAGGTTCTCTTCCTTCTAAAGCTGACCCAGATGAACAAGAGGACTACAAAGAAAAAAAGCTAGAACCCAGACTAAATGAGGCAAAAGAAGGAAAAAGGGCTGTTTTTTTTGTTGATGCCGCTCACTTCGTCATGGGAGCATTTCTCGGTTTTGTTTGGTGTTTTGAGAGACTTTTTGTTAAGTCACCGAGCGGGCGTAAACGCTTCAATGTTTTAGGAGCATTAAATGCAATAACTCATGAAGTTATTCTGGTTACGAATGACACTTATATTACGGCAACTCAAGTCTGTGAACTCCGGTCAAAAATAGCTGCTTTAGGACTAATGATTCCCATCACTCTAGTCTTAGATAATGCCCGCTATCAAAAATGTAAAATTGTTGAAGAATTGGCTCTTTCTTTGTCAATAGAGCTGCTCTATCTGCCGTCTTATTCACCTAATCTAAATTTAATTGAAAGGCTGTGGAAATTGGTCAAAAAGAAATGTTTATATGGTAAATATTATGAGAACTTTTCTGACTTTTCTTCAGCTATTTATGAATGTCTGAATGATGCCCATCTGAAACATAAAAAAGAACTGGATTCCTTGCTGACTCTACGATTTCAGAAGTTTAATAAATCTCAGATTATGAACGTCTAA
- a CDS encoding PEP-CTERM sorting domain-containing protein, translating into MHNNSRRAKKMLTNISRQLNTGALAIAGSVAALSFAGAAQAASMIAVTGSATASSWGTLNPTLTPGAPTGLAGTPTDGFAGLSYTDVSAIQPIQIFGTGSGASTMFTPGGTVNSFAQINVGGGTTVNITPTVASGTFNTSGGMSTTVYTVMGTAFFDATTGLDYSGVFSLNVVSVGSGWIYTLSLEKSSLAVPEPSAILGILAVVGAGAFARRKS; encoded by the coding sequence TTGCATAACAATTCCCGAAGAGCCAAAAAAATGCTCACAAACATCTCTAGACAACTAAACACTGGCGCTCTTGCTATCGCGGGCAGTGTTGCCGCTCTCAGCTTTGCTGGTGCTGCCCAAGCAGCGAGTATGATAGCCGTAACGGGGAGTGCAACGGCCAGTTCGTGGGGAACCCTCAACCCGACCCTCACTCCTGGAGCGCCCACCGGATTGGCTGGGACGCCTACGGATGGCTTTGCCGGTCTGAGCTACACGGACGTTAGTGCTATTCAGCCTATTCAGATTTTTGGCACTGGCTCGGGAGCGTCCACCATGTTTACTCCTGGTGGTACCGTGAATTCTTTTGCTCAGATAAATGTTGGCGGTGGTACGACAGTTAATATCACTCCTACAGTGGCTTCGGGTACGTTTAATACTTCTGGTGGTATGAGTACTACTGTTTACACTGTAATGGGTACAGCGTTTTTTGATGCGACTACCGGTCTCGATTATTCTGGAGTTTTCAGCCTGAACGTCGTGTCCGTTGGTTCGGGATGGATTTATACTTTATCTCTCGAAAAAAGCAGTTTAGCAGTTCCCGAGCCCTCTGCTATCCTGGGTATCTTGGCCGTTGTTGGTGCTGGTGCTTTCGCTCGTCGCAAGAGCTAG
- a CDS encoding DUF3067 family protein has product MTGVDLQQLLLEKWGRSYDIQLRRIKDKVHVQVMWKYLEQASFPLSESEYLEHLNAIANYLHEWGGFSQFQAFIRETRERPRLGKAVSLALDLGERASEWLISDQ; this is encoded by the coding sequence ATGACGGGTGTGGACTTACAGCAATTATTACTAGAAAAGTGGGGTCGTTCCTACGATATCCAGCTGCGACGCATCAAAGATAAGGTTCATGTCCAGGTAATGTGGAAATATCTCGAACAAGCGTCTTTTCCCCTCTCCGAGTCTGAATATCTGGAACATCTCAATGCGATCGCTAATTATCTCCACGAATGGGGTGGTTTTAGTCAATTTCAAGCTTTTATCCGCGAAACCCGCGAGCGTCCCCGTCTCGGTAAAGCGGTTAGTCTGGCCTTAGATTTAGGTGAAAGGGCCTCGGAATGGCTGATCAGTGATCAGTGA